From one Bacillus sp. FJAT-42376 genomic stretch:
- the nuoN gene encoding NADH-quinone oxidoreductase subunit NuoN produces MDTETLLSYNWMLMAPELIVLGGAILISVLDLLLPGKKGKEWLGWLGFAAILTAGTVLLLLTPQPEGILGDSFVLDGFAKLFKILLLAGAALLFLLVFQERKSEVPERSEFFTLWLTGLLGAMFMSSSRDLITLFVGLELLSISSYIMAGMKKRDRKSNEAAMKYVINGGVATAITLFGMSYLYGITGTVSLTAMSEQLQSPENADHLFLLGLAFFILLTGLSFKIAAAPYHMWVPDVYEGAPTSVTAFLSVVSKTAGFILIIRLFYTVFLYSPISGGEPLILNLQPYIAVLAALTMIAGNVTALKQRNVKRMLAYSSIGHAGYLLVAFASPESPLMLDAIWFYLLAYLFMNAGAFAILMAVEQQTGFADVRSFSGLYKRSPVLAVLMGIFLLSLAGIPGTAGFMAKVNILLTAFTGQVPLLILASVMIGATVISYVYYFRVFSYMFFKQSEAETEKKLRFHPAAAAALLICTAGTILFGIFPNIL; encoded by the coding sequence ATGGATACAGAGACGCTATTGTCCTATAACTGGATGCTGATGGCCCCTGAGTTAATTGTGCTCGGCGGAGCGATCCTGATTTCGGTCCTCGATCTGCTCCTTCCCGGAAAAAAGGGCAAGGAATGGCTCGGTTGGCTCGGTTTTGCCGCCATCCTCACAGCAGGAACGGTCCTCCTCCTGTTAACGCCCCAGCCAGAGGGGATTCTGGGAGACAGTTTTGTGCTTGACGGGTTTGCGAAACTGTTCAAAATCCTTCTCCTTGCCGGAGCCGCATTGCTTTTTTTGCTTGTGTTTCAGGAGAGAAAATCGGAAGTGCCGGAACGAAGTGAATTTTTCACTCTGTGGCTGACCGGCCTTCTTGGAGCCATGTTTATGAGCTCCAGCCGTGATTTAATTACGCTCTTTGTTGGTCTTGAGCTGCTTTCGATTTCCTCCTACATCATGGCCGGGATGAAAAAGAGAGACCGGAAATCAAACGAGGCTGCGATGAAGTATGTCATCAATGGAGGAGTGGCAACGGCAATCACGCTTTTCGGAATGAGCTATTTATATGGAATAACCGGAACGGTTTCACTGACGGCCATGAGCGAGCAGCTGCAAAGTCCGGAAAATGCGGACCACCTTTTTTTGCTTGGTCTCGCTTTTTTCATCCTCTTGACCGGCTTGTCCTTTAAAATCGCGGCGGCCCCTTATCATATGTGGGTGCCGGATGTGTACGAAGGCGCTCCGACTTCTGTCACGGCCTTTTTGAGTGTCGTTTCGAAAACAGCCGGCTTCATCCTGATCATCAGGCTGTTTTACACAGTGTTCCTCTATTCACCCATTTCCGGAGGAGAGCCGCTTATACTAAACTTGCAGCCATACATTGCCGTTCTGGCGGCCTTAACGATGATTGCCGGAAATGTAACGGCACTGAAACAGCGCAACGTAAAAAGGATGCTTGCCTACTCGTCTATCGGTCATGCGGGATATTTGCTCGTTGCCTTTGCATCCCCGGAATCCCCGCTCATGCTCGATGCCATCTGGTTCTATTTGCTCGCTTACCTGTTTATGAATGCAGGGGCCTTTGCCATTCTTATGGCTGTTGAGCAGCAAACGGGATTTGCCGATGTCCGTTCATTTTCGGGGCTGTACAAACGATCGCCGGTGCTTGCGGTCCTAATGGGAATTTTCCTGCTTTCATTGGCGGGGATCCCCGGGACAGCCGGTTTTATGGCGAAGGTAAACATCCTGCTCACCGCGTTTACGGGGCAGGTACCGCTTCTGATTCTCGCCTCGGTCATGATTGGGGCAACGGTCATCTCCTACGTGTATTACTTCAGGGTGTTTTCCTATATGTTTTTCAAACAAAGCGAAGCGGAAACGGAGAAAAAACTCCGGTTTCACCCGGCAGCCGCAGCCGCTCTGCTCATATGCACGGCCGGCACCATTCTTTTTGGCATTTTTCCGAACATTCTTTAA
- the nuoK gene encoding NADH-quinone oxidoreductase subunit NuoK — protein MSSIPLSGYLVLALILFCIGLYGALTKRNTVIVLICMELMLNAVNLNLAAFSKLGAAPAVTGQIFALFSITIAAAEAAVGLAILFALYRNRKSVLVDEYDSMKN, from the coding sequence ATGAGTTCCATTCCGCTTTCCGGATACCTGGTTCTGGCCCTGATTCTTTTTTGCATCGGTTTATATGGAGCCCTTACGAAACGGAATACGGTGATTGTCCTGATCTGCATGGAACTGATGCTGAATGCTGTGAACCTGAATCTCGCGGCCTTCAGTAAGCTCGGTGCAGCTCCTGCGGTCACGGGCCAGATCTTCGCCCTTTTTTCCATTACGATTGCCGCCGCGGAAGCAGCGGTCGGACTGGCCATCCTGTTTGCCCTTTACCGGAACCGGAAGTCCGTATTAGTGGATGAGTACGACTCAATGAAAAATTAG
- the nuoI gene encoding NADH-quinone oxidoreductase subunit NuoI, whose protein sequence is MRGLGKGLSYTLKNLTKKKVTYDYPNEALQLPDRFRGIQKFYPEKCIVCNQCVNICPTDCISLTGKKHPDPAKKGKVIETYDINFEICILCDLCTEVCPTEAIVMTNHFELAEYSRDNLFKDMQWLDENDTHVRKENKTE, encoded by the coding sequence ATGCGGGGGTTAGGAAAAGGGCTTTCCTACACGCTGAAAAATCTGACAAAGAAAAAAGTAACATACGATTATCCGAATGAAGCCCTGCAGCTCCCGGACCGGTTCCGGGGCATTCAGAAGTTTTATCCGGAAAAATGCATCGTCTGCAATCAGTGTGTGAATATTTGTCCGACGGACTGTATTTCTTTAACGGGGAAAAAGCATCCTGATCCGGCGAAAAAAGGAAAAGTGATTGAGACGTATGACATTAATTTTGAAATTTGCATCCTCTGTGATTTATGCACAGAGGTTTGTCCGACAGAAGCGATTGTGATGACCAATCATTTCGAGCTTGCGGAGTACAGCCGCGACAACCTTTTTAAAGACATGCAATGGCTGGATGAAAATGATACACATGTCCGGAAGGAGAATAAAACCGAATGA
- the nuoL gene encoding NADH-quinone oxidoreductase subunit L, translating into MMEFAWLIPLFPLVSFLILLAAGRRLKTGSAWLGTGLMLVSFLLSIFVLAARLQHGTYKAEGTWLTIGDLHITAGFEITPLNALMLITVTLVSLLVHMYSRVYMEDDERLHVFFAYLGLFTFAMLELVITTNLLQLYLFWELVGLGSFLLIGFYFKKEPAKRAAKKAFIMTRIGDIGLLTGMLLLFSQTGSFEYDAIFQFVGSGSIPADLLTLIAILIFAGAVGKSGQFPLHTWLPDAMEGPTPVSALIHAATMVAAGVYLTALMYPLFEASGTALTVVAVTGGFTAIFAASIGLVQNDIKRVLAYSTVSQLGFMMLALGSGGYTAGVFHLFTHAFFKALLFLAAGSVIHAVHTQDIRKMGGLWKKLPWTGPLFLTGALSISGFPLFSGFFSKDEILASVWLHGNPYLFWLAAIASFFTAFYMFRLFFLVFGKRTEETAAAISPDTQAEVRINRSAESGVFMVAPIAVLGILAVAAGFLNTPWMPYLSEWLQPDEVHAAAPAWIMLMSVLVSLAGMFLAYAVYEKAWIRRDAFSRRIPMIHQVLLKKYFIDECYQMTVLAAVRVFSYTCQMIERFVVETAVKGTAAFIQGLGSAGSRLQNGQTQSYAAAAFLGLALLAAVWMLTGGMQK; encoded by the coding sequence ATGATGGAATTCGCCTGGCTGATCCCGCTTTTTCCGCTCGTTTCCTTCCTGATCCTGCTCGCTGCGGGCAGAAGGCTGAAAACCGGCAGTGCCTGGCTTGGAACAGGTTTAATGCTCGTTTCCTTTCTCTTATCCATTTTCGTTCTGGCCGCCCGGCTGCAGCACGGAACCTATAAAGCCGAAGGCACGTGGCTGACCATTGGCGACCTGCACATCACCGCAGGCTTTGAAATTACACCGCTTAATGCACTTATGCTGATCACCGTAACCCTTGTCAGCCTTCTTGTACATATGTATTCCAGGGTTTACATGGAGGATGATGAGCGGCTTCATGTGTTTTTTGCCTATTTGGGATTGTTTACCTTTGCGATGCTTGAGCTTGTCATCACGACGAATCTCCTGCAGCTTTATCTGTTCTGGGAACTTGTCGGACTCGGTTCGTTCCTGCTGATCGGGTTTTACTTTAAAAAAGAGCCGGCGAAAAGAGCGGCGAAAAAGGCGTTTATCATGACAAGGATCGGGGATATCGGCTTGCTGACCGGCATGCTGCTGCTCTTCTCTCAAACCGGGAGCTTCGAATATGATGCCATCTTCCAATTTGTCGGTTCAGGCTCGATCCCGGCTGATTTGCTTACCCTTATCGCTATCCTGATTTTCGCCGGTGCGGTTGGGAAATCCGGACAATTTCCGCTTCATACGTGGCTGCCGGATGCGATGGAGGGGCCGACACCGGTTTCCGCCCTTATCCATGCGGCTACTATGGTGGCGGCCGGCGTCTATCTGACCGCTCTTATGTATCCGCTGTTTGAAGCGAGCGGCACGGCACTCACCGTTGTAGCGGTAACCGGCGGTTTTACCGCTATTTTCGCTGCCAGCATTGGACTGGTACAGAATGATATAAAAAGAGTTCTCGCCTATTCAACGGTCAGTCAGCTTGGGTTTATGATGCTTGCCCTTGGCTCGGGAGGATACACGGCAGGCGTCTTTCATCTGTTTACACATGCTTTCTTTAAAGCTCTTCTTTTTCTCGCTGCGGGGAGTGTCATTCATGCCGTTCATACACAGGATATCCGGAAAATGGGGGGACTGTGGAAAAAGCTTCCGTGGACGGGGCCCCTGTTTTTAACAGGAGCTTTATCGATCAGCGGATTCCCGCTCTTCTCCGGGTTTTTCAGCAAAGATGAAATTCTTGCCTCTGTCTGGCTTCATGGAAATCCCTATCTTTTCTGGCTTGCTGCCATCGCTTCTTTTTTCACCGCCTTCTATATGTTCCGTCTCTTCTTCCTCGTCTTTGGAAAAAGAACGGAGGAGACGGCTGCAGCAATCAGTCCTGACACGCAGGCTGAGGTCCGGATAAACAGAAGCGCTGAATCCGGTGTGTTCATGGTCGCCCCGATAGCGGTTCTCGGCATCCTGGCTGTTGCTGCAGGCTTCCTTAACACCCCTTGGATGCCTTATTTAAGCGAATGGCTTCAGCCTGATGAAGTTCACGCTGCGGCCCCTGCCTGGATCATGCTCATGTCGGTGCTCGTCTCGCTTGCCGGAATGTTCCTGGCGTATGCGGTGTATGAAAAAGCCTGGATTAGGCGGGATGCTTTTAGCCGGAGAATTCCGATGATCCATCAAGTGCTTCTGAAAAAGTATTTCATTGATGAATGTTATCAAATGACGGTTCTTGCGGCAGTCCGGGTCTTTTCATACACATGCCAGATGATTGAACGGTTTGTTGTCGAGACCGCTGTAAAAGGAACGGCCGCCTTCATACAGGGACTGGGATCAGCAGGTTCAAGGCTTCAGAACGGACAGACCCAAAGCTATGCAGCTGCAGCTTTTCTCGGACTCGCACTGCTTGCAGCTGTATGGATGCTGACAGGGGGAATGCAGAAATGA
- a CDS encoding NADH-quinone oxidoreductase subunit M → MNSLVLTLLVFSPLLGAAVLLMIPKENNQALKLTGWAATLPALLLSGIIFIQYALGAGIDRFGVSVPWIRAGNVSFGGEAFFTVHYELGINGFSLVMMTLAAVLAFLAAVSSDLIQSGRKAYFTLLLIMETGMLGVFAAENLILFFIFLELTLVPMFFLIGKWGFREREKAAWYYLIYNGIGSAILLLVIVYLFGMTGTVNMGELADLAAGFPKPLQLGLALALLVSFGVKLPIVPLHTWMLHVHVQAPPPVVMLHSGVLLKIGAYGLIRIGLGIFPEAFQTLGMTLMILGTVNLLYGALLALIQTDFKRILAYSSVSHMGIVLIGLGAMNEAGIQGAIFQTVSHGFISALLFLLVGMMAVRFQTTDIRELGGLAAKWPKLSGVLLAAGMASLGLPGMSGFISEFMAFMGIFLKVPELGAVAAIGLILTAAYVLRAILSITFGNEKGTGAKLPDISVREAGPAWVLLLLILSVGLFPNGLALPLQPAIDTILKGIGG, encoded by the coding sequence ATGAATAGTTTGGTCCTGACACTGCTCGTCTTTTCCCCGCTTCTTGGAGCAGCTGTCCTCTTAATGATACCGAAGGAAAATAACCAGGCACTCAAGCTTACGGGATGGGCTGCGACACTGCCGGCGCTTCTGCTGTCGGGGATTATCTTTATTCAATATGCACTCGGGGCAGGGATTGACCGGTTCGGCGTCTCTGTCCCCTGGATTAGGGCGGGGAATGTAAGTTTTGGGGGCGAAGCCTTTTTTACGGTCCATTATGAGCTTGGGATAAACGGCTTTTCCCTTGTCATGATGACACTCGCCGCGGTCCTCGCCTTCCTGGCTGCCGTATCGTCGGACCTCATTCAATCCGGAAGGAAAGCATATTTTACCCTCCTTCTCATCATGGAGACGGGCATGCTCGGAGTATTCGCTGCAGAAAATTTAATCCTGTTTTTTATCTTTCTCGAATTAACGCTTGTGCCGATGTTTTTCCTGATTGGAAAATGGGGCTTCCGCGAGCGGGAAAAAGCGGCCTGGTACTACCTCATCTATAATGGAATCGGCTCAGCCATCCTTCTCCTTGTCATTGTGTATCTATTCGGGATGACGGGCACCGTGAACATGGGTGAGTTAGCGGATTTGGCGGCTGGTTTTCCGAAGCCGCTCCAGCTCGGTCTGGCCCTTGCCCTCCTCGTTTCCTTTGGGGTCAAGCTGCCGATTGTTCCGCTCCATACATGGATGCTCCACGTCCATGTTCAGGCTCCGCCTCCCGTCGTCATGCTTCATTCAGGGGTTCTGCTGAAAATCGGGGCTTACGGATTGATCCGGATCGGGCTCGGAATTTTCCCGGAAGCGTTCCAGACGCTTGGCATGACGCTGATGATTTTAGGAACGGTTAACCTTCTTTACGGGGCCCTCCTCGCGCTGATTCAGACGGACTTCAAGAGAATTCTCGCCTATTCGAGTGTGTCCCATATGGGAATTGTCCTGATTGGTCTTGGCGCTATGAATGAAGCGGGAATACAGGGGGCTATTTTTCAAACGGTATCTCACGGGTTTATCTCAGCTCTCTTATTTTTGCTCGTCGGGATGATGGCGGTCCGCTTTCAGACAACGGATATTCGAGAACTTGGAGGACTTGCCGCAAAATGGCCGAAGCTATCCGGCGTGCTGCTTGCCGCCGGAATGGCTTCTCTAGGTCTTCCTGGTATGTCGGGATTTATCAGCGAATTTATGGCGTTTATGGGAATCTTCCTTAAGGTACCGGAACTTGGGGCAGTGGCAGCGATCGGGTTAATTCTGACTGCCGCATACGTATTAAGGGCCATTCTTTCTATTACGTTTGGGAATGAAAAAGGAACCGGGGCAAAATTGCCTGATATCAGTGTTCGGGAAGCAGGTCCTGCCTGGGTCCTTCTGCTCCTCATCCTGTCGGTCGGCCTGTTCCCGAACGGGCTCGCCCTGCCGCTGCAGCCGGCCATTGATACCATTTTAAAAGGGATTGGGGGATAA
- a CDS encoding NADH-quinone oxidoreductase subunit J produces the protein MSGEFAAFAILSLMAITGGILMLNVTKVVHMLISLVLTFISIAGLYILLTAEFIAVVQVLIYSGAVTIIMLFGIMLTRKADEEEPDGRRLKKWLVFAGIALFAAVMYTGIYRLDLNGKPAALHENNTEQIGIALFTEHIIPFELTSVLLLAALIGAIILAKKDEEKEEEKS, from the coding sequence ATGTCAGGAGAGTTTGCCGCATTTGCCATCCTGTCGCTCATGGCCATTACAGGCGGAATTCTCATGCTCAACGTGACGAAGGTGGTTCATATGCTGATTTCGCTCGTCCTTACCTTTATTAGTATAGCGGGACTCTATATTCTGCTCACGGCGGAATTTATCGCGGTTGTGCAAGTCCTGATCTACTCGGGTGCCGTCACCATCATTATGCTGTTCGGCATTATGCTCACCCGGAAGGCGGATGAAGAGGAACCGGACGGACGCCGATTGAAAAAATGGCTCGTGTTTGCCGGGATCGCGCTGTTTGCCGCTGTGATGTACACCGGAATATACCGCCTTGATTTAAATGGGAAACCGGCAGCCCTTCATGAAAACAATACAGAACAGATTGGAATCGCTCTTTTCACGGAGCATATCATTCCGTTTGAATTAACCTCTGTTTTGCTTCTGGCCGCCCTGATTGGGGCGATTATATTAGCGAAAAAGGATGAGGAAAAGGAGGAGGAGAAGTCATGA